In Streptomyces sp. NBC_01408, one DNA window encodes the following:
- a CDS encoding response regulator transcription factor produces MTIRIVLADDQPLVRSGLRVLMADHPDLEVAGEAATGAEAVQLVTEISPDVVVMDIRMPGMDGIEATRLITAGPTTTRVLVLTTFDEDDYVYGALRAGASGFVVKDMALDDLLAAVRVVAAGDALIAPGVTRRLIADFVRRPESAPVRSPRPVEGITEREREVLTLIGRGRSNTEIAEDLFITVATAKSHVSRLLTKLNARDRVQLVITAYERGLVTLPR; encoded by the coding sequence ATGACCATCCGGATCGTGCTCGCCGACGACCAGCCTCTGGTCCGGTCCGGGCTGCGCGTACTCATGGCCGACCACCCCGACCTGGAAGTCGCAGGTGAGGCCGCCACCGGCGCCGAAGCGGTCCAACTGGTCACGGAGATCAGCCCCGACGTCGTGGTGATGGACATCCGGATGCCCGGCATGGACGGGATCGAGGCCACCCGCCTGATCACGGCCGGTCCGACAACGACCCGTGTCCTCGTCCTGACCACCTTCGACGAGGACGACTACGTCTACGGCGCGCTCCGGGCCGGCGCGAGCGGTTTCGTGGTCAAGGACATGGCGCTGGACGACCTCCTTGCGGCGGTCCGCGTGGTCGCCGCGGGCGACGCGCTGATCGCGCCGGGTGTGACGCGCCGTCTGATCGCGGACTTCGTCCGGCGCCCCGAATCAGCTCCGGTGCGCTCCCCACGGCCGGTCGAGGGCATCACCGAACGGGAGCGGGAAGTGCTGACCCTGATCGGACGCGGCCGGTCGAACACCGAGATCGCGGAGGACCTCTTCATCACCGTGGCCACCGCCAAGTCGCACGTGTCACGGCTGCTCACCAAACTGAACGCCCGGGACCGTGTCCAGCTCGTGATCACCGCCTATGAGAGGGGGCTGGTAACGCTGCCCCGCTGA
- a CDS encoding ABC transporter permease, with product MSAVWRASRAAVKRRRLQTFVIGLVVLCSTTTVLLALGLLDTASSSFDQAYAAQRGAHAVATFDSAKVSPEQLARTAERPGVQAAAGPFGQAVVDIPQGWLWMAGGTLTVVGRADPAGPVDRIELLEGRWATAPGEIVVHWPSSGSPGRELLGTRLENPGAPTLTVVGFAAGMSKSASAWVAPEQLAALHPSATQMLYRFTHASTRAQLDAGLAGATAGLPADALTGAQDHLTLKRTFSALADSYLPFMTLFGILGLLVSALIVGNVVSGAVVSGYRHIGVLKALGFTPNQVVAVYLLMTALPAVVGAVLGTLLGSALAGPVLKVSFTGIETGRAAVDGIGAWVSVVPLVGMPALVLLTALVPALRAHRLPAARAISTGGAPTAGRGLRVQRVLANTRLPRPVSLGLGQPFARPARTLLTMAAIVLGVTTVTLATGLTSTMLAYGDAGRGEGGPRVQVEAGGPLNGRTAPLLSDLQIEERLRSLPGDPRVRARALAQVSMVGHAQPVFADFYRGDAVYGDVIVEGRAPAAAGEISAGPTFLAQFGLEVGDGVTLALNGRQVRATVVGRLVEGNDRALDATWHTLDRLDPDAHAIEYTVRLAPGADARAYAEAVQAADPGLSASVMDTGNAGTTTVVTFSTVFTVLLTVVASLGVFNTVLLNTRERRRDLGMLKSIGMTPRQVVVMTVTSVSGLGLAGGLLGIPLGIAAHRLVVDHVGVIAFPESMKDVWHAPQLTAMLLAGMAIAVLGSLLPARAAARMPIASVLHTE from the coding sequence GTGAGCGCCGTGTGGAGGGCCTCGCGCGCGGCCGTGAAGCGCCGCCGGCTCCAGACATTCGTCATCGGGCTCGTCGTCCTGTGCTCGACCACGACCGTGCTCCTCGCGCTGGGTCTGCTCGACACCGCGTCCAGCTCCTTCGACCAGGCGTACGCCGCCCAGCGCGGCGCGCACGCGGTGGCGACGTTCGACTCCGCGAAGGTCTCGCCGGAGCAGCTCGCGCGGACCGCGGAGCGGCCGGGGGTCCAGGCCGCGGCCGGTCCCTTCGGCCAGGCCGTCGTCGACATCCCGCAGGGCTGGCTGTGGATGGCGGGCGGCACCCTCACGGTGGTGGGCCGCGCCGATCCGGCCGGCCCCGTGGACCGGATCGAGCTGCTGGAGGGCCGCTGGGCCACCGCGCCCGGCGAGATCGTCGTCCACTGGCCGTCCTCGGGCTCCCCCGGCAGGGAGCTGCTGGGCACCAGGCTGGAGAACCCGGGAGCGCCGACGCTGACCGTCGTCGGGTTCGCCGCCGGCATGAGCAAGTCGGCGAGCGCCTGGGTCGCACCCGAGCAGCTGGCCGCGCTGCACCCCTCCGCCACCCAGATGCTCTACCGCTTCACCCACGCGTCGACCCGGGCGCAGCTGGACGCCGGGCTGGCCGGGGCCACCGCCGGGCTGCCCGCGGATGCCCTGACCGGCGCTCAGGACCACCTCACCCTCAAGCGGACCTTCTCGGCCCTGGCCGACTCCTACCTCCCGTTCATGACGCTCTTCGGCATCCTGGGCCTGCTGGTCTCCGCCCTGATCGTCGGGAACGTGGTCAGCGGGGCGGTCGTCTCCGGGTACCGGCACATCGGCGTGCTCAAGGCGCTGGGCTTCACCCCGAACCAGGTGGTGGCCGTGTACCTGCTGATGACGGCCCTGCCGGCCGTCGTCGGTGCCGTACTGGGCACCCTGCTCGGCTCGGCCCTGGCCGGTCCCGTCCTGAAGGTCTCGTTCACCGGCATCGAGACGGGCCGGGCCGCGGTGGACGGCATCGGCGCGTGGGTGTCGGTGGTCCCCCTGGTGGGGATGCCCGCCCTCGTCCTGCTGACGGCGCTGGTACCCGCCCTGCGGGCGCACCGGCTGCCCGCCGCTCGGGCGATCAGTACGGGCGGAGCACCGACGGCCGGGCGCGGGCTGCGGGTCCAGCGGGTCCTGGCCAACACCCGGCTGCCGCGCCCGGTCAGCCTGGGCCTCGGCCAGCCCTTCGCCCGCCCCGCGCGGACCCTGCTGACGATGGCGGCCATCGTCCTCGGCGTCACCACGGTGACCCTGGCCACCGGGCTGACCAGCACGATGCTCGCGTACGGCGACGCGGGCCGCGGCGAAGGCGGCCCCAGGGTCCAGGTGGAGGCGGGGGGACCGCTGAACGGCCGCACCGCGCCCCTGCTGAGCGACCTCCAGATCGAGGAGCGGCTGCGGTCGCTGCCCGGGGATCCGCGGGTACGGGCCCGCGCGCTGGCCCAGGTGAGCATGGTCGGGCACGCCCAGCCCGTCTTCGCCGACTTCTACCGGGGGGACGCCGTCTACGGCGACGTGATCGTCGAAGGCCGCGCGCCGGCGGCGGCGGGCGAGATCTCCGCCGGGCCGACGTTCCTCGCCCAGTTCGGGCTGGAGGTCGGTGACGGGGTCACGCTGGCGCTGAACGGGAGGCAGGTCCGGGCGACCGTCGTGGGCCGGCTCGTGGAGGGCAACGACCGGGCCCTGGACGCCACCTGGCACACCCTCGACCGGCTCGACCCGGACGCGCACGCCATCGAGTACACGGTGCGGCTCGCCCCCGGCGCCGACGCCCGGGCCTACGCGGAGGCGGTCCAGGCGGCCGATCCGGGGCTCAGCGCGTCGGTGATGGACACGGGGAACGCCGGCACCACCACCGTCGTCACCTTCTCCACGGTGTTCACGGTCCTGCTGACCGTCGTCGCCTCGCTCGGCGTCTTCAACACGGTCCTGCTGAACACCCGCGAGCGCCGCCGCGACCTGGGCATGCTCAAGTCGATCGGGATGACCCCCCGGCAGGTGGTGGTGATGACGGTGACCTCGGTGTCGGGGCTGGGGCTGGCCGGCGGACTCCTCGGCATCCCCCTCGGCATCGCGGCGCACCGCCTGGTGGTGGACCACGTCGGGGTGATCGCCTTCCCCGAGTCCATGAAGGACGTGTGGCACGCGCCGCAGCTGACCGCGATGCTGCTGGCGGGCATGGCGATCGCCGTACTGGGCTCCCTGCTCCCGGCCCGCGCGGCAGCCCGTATGCCGATCGCCTCGGTCCTCCACACCGAATGA
- a CDS encoding STAS domain-containing protein gives MRTPIDAPLHAPAPSASEAPPEGRSEAASAATAAPQGSFAGLTAESGPDPLPRIRATLRDGVLAVSLAGEFDHFTSAPLRGLLAEGAARGARRLVLDTALVTFCDSALLHALDQWARGGGRAELATTSRSVRLLLATAARVRGPGTGGPQVVPSLPRAGGR, from the coding sequence ATGCGCACTCCGATAGACGCCCCCTTACACGCCCCGGCACCCTCCGCGTCCGAAGCCCCGCCGGAAGGCCGGTCCGAAGCCGCGTCCGCGGCCACCGCGGCCCCGCAGGGGTCCTTCGCCGGCCTCACCGCGGAGTCCGGCCCCGATCCCCTCCCCCGCATACGGGCCACGCTCCGCGACGGCGTCCTCGCCGTCAGCCTGGCCGGGGAGTTCGACCATTTCACCTCTGCCCCGCTGCGCGGACTCCTGGCGGAGGGGGCCGCCCGCGGCGCCCGCCGCCTCGTCCTCGACACGGCCCTGGTCACCTTCTGCGATTCGGCCCTGCTCCACGCACTGGACCAGTGGGCCCGCGGCGGCGGCCGCGCGGAACTGGCCACCACCTCCCGGTCCGTCCGCCTGCTGCTGGCCACCGCGGCCCGCGTACGGGGTCCGGGCACCGGGGGCCCGCAAGTCGTTCCGTCACTTCCCCGGGCCGGAGGTCGTTAG
- a CDS encoding condensation domain-containing protein gives MRQFPLEMHHVAPGRVVEWRLRTTAAEAGGPDDESGRWASFNQEKHFTVAEESRAADDPVASWVSVTFEVAGPLDQPALARALLSLVQRHEVLRCAFRRLAGELACEPFDPAGLSLEAQHVGTFETSERLGGFLAERFRQSIDTLSWPLFIMGAVLREDSATVYLTFDHIVCDGMSMPIVVHEVLTAYEALCRGEDIALPPAPSYLDFAEEQRGRYLSIDASDERLGYWKEFMARGGEFFPRFPLDLGVEPDRLYPIVNEASTLLDAAETEVFEKACLTVDGKPFMGLLAAVAVCLREAGGPGVYRGFMPVSERGRGVWTDSVGWFVNTMPIEFDASPGRDFAQVMASVRAGFTEMIGHIDVPFVRAWELLAPEQFAARSWPYPVNFFSYIDMRRCRGADRHEDWQPASHVWSARANGACSWFQRDADGLHMNSIYVDTDAARRTMGDFQDALRGTVQEIARSGGFRRPVALTAPRRPVGTPRDVAAFSRTR, from the coding sequence ATGCGGCAGTTTCCTCTGGAGATGCACCACGTGGCACCCGGTCGGGTGGTCGAGTGGCGGTTGCGGACCACGGCGGCGGAAGCCGGCGGTCCGGACGACGAGTCGGGCAGGTGGGCCTCCTTCAACCAGGAGAAGCACTTCACCGTCGCCGAGGAGAGCCGGGCCGCCGACGACCCCGTCGCGTCGTGGGTCTCGGTCACCTTCGAGGTGGCCGGGCCGCTGGACCAACCGGCCCTGGCCCGGGCCCTGCTCTCCCTCGTCCAGCGCCACGAGGTACTGCGGTGCGCGTTCCGCCGTCTCGCCGGTGAGCTGGCCTGCGAGCCCTTCGACCCCGCCGGACTCTCCCTCGAAGCCCAGCACGTCGGCACGTTCGAGACCTCCGAGCGGCTCGGCGGCTTCCTCGCCGAGCGGTTCAGGCAGAGCATCGACACCCTCTCCTGGCCGCTGTTCATCATGGGCGCGGTCCTGCGCGAGGACTCCGCGACCGTCTACCTCACCTTCGACCACATCGTGTGCGACGGCATGTCGATGCCGATCGTCGTCCACGAGGTACTGACCGCCTACGAGGCCCTGTGCCGCGGCGAGGACATCGCGCTGCCCCCCGCCCCGAGCTACCTCGACTTCGCGGAGGAGCAGCGCGGCCGCTACCTCTCCATCGACGCGAGCGACGAACGTCTCGGCTACTGGAAGGAGTTCATGGCGCGCGGCGGCGAGTTCTTCCCCCGCTTCCCGCTCGACCTCGGTGTCGAGCCGGACCGGCTGTACCCCATCGTCAACGAGGCCTCGACGCTGCTGGACGCGGCGGAGACGGAGGTGTTCGAGAAGGCCTGTCTGACGGTCGACGGCAAGCCCTTCATGGGGCTGCTCGCCGCCGTCGCCGTCTGCCTGCGCGAGGCGGGCGGTCCCGGCGTCTACCGCGGGTTCATGCCGGTCAGCGAGCGCGGCCGGGGGGTGTGGACGGACTCGGTGGGCTGGTTCGTGAACACCATGCCCATCGAGTTCGACGCCTCGCCCGGCCGGGACTTCGCCCAGGTGATGGCCTCGGTCCGGGCCGGGTTCACCGAGATGATCGGGCATATCGACGTGCCGTTCGTCCGGGCGTGGGAGCTGCTGGCGCCCGAGCAGTTCGCCGCCCGCTCCTGGCCGTACCCGGTGAACTTCTTCTCGTACATCGACATGCGCAGGTGCCGGGGCGCCGACCGCCACGAGGACTGGCAGCCCGCGTCCCACGTGTGGTCGGCGCGGGCCAACGGGGCCTGCTCCTGGTTCCAGCGGGACGCGGACGGCCTGCACATGAACTCCATCTACGTGGACACGGACGCGGCCCGCCGCACCATGGGCGACTTCCAGGACGCGCTGCGCGGGACGGTGCAGGAGATCGCCCGCTCCGGCGGGTTCCGCCGGCCGGTCGCGCTCACCGCGCCCCGGCGGCCCGTCGGGACCCCGCGGGACGTGGCGGCCTTCTCCCGGACCCGCTGA
- a CDS encoding sensor histidine kinase, whose protein sequence is MGLIISVAAACAAAGVAAGLGVALLRARRAHRAALGERGWLLEREREAAARTAVDAERARIAAELHDIVSHNVSLMVVQAGAAREVLDTMPEAAAAAMAAVESAGRNTMTELRHLLGLLAPAQDGTDEPYRAHGQRPAAGLSPQSPQPSLDRLSPLVDRFAFAGLPVEVRISGEPRPLPAGIDVTAYRIIQEALTNALKHADGAKTMVTVRYAEHALRVEVLNGGPSALSGGRAPGPGTPVQRPGGGPGGPAPQADGTGRGLLGLRERVAVYGGDLDARRRLGGGFRVRARLPLDRP, encoded by the coding sequence GTGGGACTGATCATCTCGGTGGCCGCGGCCTGCGCCGCCGCCGGCGTGGCCGCCGGGCTCGGCGTGGCACTGCTGCGCGCGCGGCGCGCGCACCGGGCGGCCCTGGGGGAGCGGGGCTGGCTGCTGGAACGGGAACGCGAAGCGGCGGCCCGTACCGCCGTGGACGCCGAACGGGCCAGGATCGCCGCGGAGCTCCACGACATCGTCAGCCACAACGTCAGCCTGATGGTGGTCCAGGCCGGGGCCGCCCGCGAGGTGCTGGACACCATGCCGGAGGCGGCCGCGGCGGCCATGGCAGCCGTGGAGAGCGCCGGACGGAACACGATGACCGAGCTGCGGCACCTCCTGGGGCTGCTCGCGCCCGCACAGGACGGCACGGACGAGCCGTACCGGGCTCACGGGCAGCGGCCCGCCGCCGGGCTGTCACCGCAGTCGCCGCAGCCGAGCCTGGACCGGCTGAGCCCGCTGGTCGACCGGTTCGCCTTCGCGGGCCTGCCGGTGGAGGTACGCATCTCCGGCGAACCGCGGCCGCTGCCGGCCGGGATCGACGTCACGGCGTACCGGATCATCCAGGAAGCACTGACCAACGCACTCAAACACGCGGACGGGGCGAAGACGATGGTGACGGTGCGGTACGCGGAGCACGCGCTGCGCGTGGAAGTGCTCAACGGCGGGCCGAGCGCCCTGTCGGGCGGCCGGGCCCCCGGCCCGGGCACGCCGGTGCAGCGGCCCGGCGGTGGACCCGGCGGGCCGGCGCCCCAGGCCGACGGCACCGGCCGCGGCCTGCTCGGCCTGCGCGAGCGCGTCGCCGTCTACGGCGGAGACCTCGACGCCCGCCGTCGCCTCGGCGGCGGCTTCCGGGTCCGCGCCCGGCTCCCGCTGGACCGGCCGTGA
- a CDS encoding sensor histidine kinase, producing the protein MTRTKAVAWAGGASYLLMVGLLVGGATRASGTVHGVGSLLAVSLLVGVVRRMPLLALAMALFGSTAVVVGTPSSVHAEPAASYQGQFLSYLAVDLVLGFIVATCARRASILAVAVSFAVQLLAIGVFAHGDNLTVNGVIALLAMAASCMTGLLSRERREHAVALRSQEVAEAVTAERLRIARELHDMVAHSIGIIAIQAGVGSRVIRTQPAEAREALRAIEATSRDTLSGLRRTLVSLRQANRGEAASEQSPLAPSPGLADVERLAAATADAGVRVDVHRSGEQRALPADIDLSAYRIVQEALTNVVRHARTGRCRVAIDYGAEELSVEVLDDGCGVVRKGSVTGSDHGFGIVGMRERVNLLRGHLSAGPRPDGGFRVAARLPLPAPVGVGVEDR; encoded by the coding sequence ATGACGAGAACGAAGGCCGTGGCCTGGGCAGGCGGTGCCTCCTACCTCCTCATGGTGGGTCTGCTCGTGGGGGGCGCGACGCGGGCGTCGGGCACGGTCCACGGTGTCGGGTCGCTGCTGGCCGTGAGTCTGCTCGTCGGCGTGGTGCGGCGGATGCCGCTGCTGGCGCTGGCGATGGCACTCTTCGGATCCACTGCCGTGGTGGTGGGCACTCCAAGCTCCGTACACGCGGAGCCGGCGGCGTCGTACCAGGGCCAGTTCCTGTCATATCTGGCGGTGGACCTCGTCCTGGGCTTCATCGTCGCCACCTGCGCACGGCGGGCTTCCATCCTCGCCGTGGCCGTGTCATTCGCCGTGCAGCTCCTGGCCATCGGCGTCTTCGCCCACGGGGACAACCTGACCGTCAACGGGGTGATCGCCCTCCTGGCGATGGCCGCATCCTGCATGACCGGTCTGCTGAGTCGCGAGCGCCGGGAGCACGCGGTGGCGCTGCGTTCGCAGGAGGTGGCCGAGGCCGTGACCGCCGAACGGCTGCGGATCGCACGGGAGCTGCACGACATGGTCGCGCACAGCATCGGCATCATCGCCATCCAGGCCGGTGTGGGGAGCCGGGTCATCCGGACCCAGCCCGCGGAAGCCCGCGAGGCCCTGCGCGCCATCGAGGCCACCAGCAGGGACACCCTGTCGGGCCTTCGGCGCACCCTGGTGTCACTCCGTCAGGCCAACCGGGGCGAGGCCGCCTCGGAGCAGTCACCACTCGCACCCTCACCGGGGCTGGCCGACGTCGAACGGCTGGCGGCAGCGACCGCGGACGCGGGGGTACGCGTCGACGTGCACCGCAGCGGGGAGCAGCGTGCCCTGCCTGCCGACATCGACCTGTCCGCCTACCGCATCGTGCAGGAAGCGCTGACCAACGTGGTCCGCCACGCGCGCACCGGGCGTTGCCGGGTGGCCATCGACTACGGGGCCGAGGAGCTGTCCGTGGAGGTCCTCGACGACGGGTGCGGCGTCGTCAGGAAAGGGTCGGTGACCGGCTCGGACCACGGCTTCGGCATCGTGGGCATGCGGGAGCGGGTCAACCTGCTGCGCGGCCACCTCAGCGCCGGCCCGCGTCCTGACGGCGGCTTCCGGGTGGCGGCGCGGCTGCCGCTGCCCGCTCCCGTCGGAGTCGGGGTGGAGGACCGATGA
- a CDS encoding ATP-binding cassette domain-containing protein codes for MIEVNELTRRYGGKTAVDQLSFTVRPGQVTGFLGPNGAGKSTTLRMILGLDTPTTGAATVSGVPFHHHPRGLRHVGALLDAGQVHGGRSAAAHLSALARSNGIPRRRVDEVLQEVGLAEAASRRIGGFSLGMKQRLGIATALLGDPPVLMFDEPINGMDPEGVLWIRRLFRRLAAEGRTVFLSSHLMSEMENTADQLVVIGRGRLIAAESVRDFAARSTRRSVVVGTPQAAELAAVLTAAGASVEPEGSAGAEKLAVTGLPADRIGALAFENRIRVDELTTRTASLEAAFMELTADSVEYQAGQPR; via the coding sequence GTGATCGAAGTCAACGAACTCACCAGACGCTATGGCGGCAAGACGGCCGTCGACCAGCTGTCCTTCACCGTGCGACCGGGCCAGGTCACCGGATTCCTCGGCCCCAACGGAGCCGGCAAGTCCACCACCCTGCGGATGATCCTCGGCCTGGACACGCCCACCACAGGCGCCGCCACCGTCAGCGGCGTCCCCTTCCACCACCACCCGCGCGGACTGCGGCACGTCGGCGCCCTCCTCGACGCCGGCCAGGTCCACGGCGGCCGCAGCGCCGCCGCCCACCTGTCCGCCCTGGCCCGCAGCAACGGCATCCCGCGGCGCCGGGTGGACGAGGTGCTCCAGGAGGTGGGGCTGGCCGAGGCGGCGAGCCGCCGCATCGGCGGGTTCTCCCTCGGCATGAAGCAGCGGCTGGGGATCGCCACCGCCCTGCTCGGCGACCCGCCCGTGCTCATGTTCGACGAGCCGATCAACGGCATGGACCCGGAGGGCGTGCTCTGGATACGCCGCCTCTTCCGGCGCCTGGCCGCCGAAGGGCGCACGGTCTTCCTCTCCAGCCACCTGATGTCGGAAATGGAGAACACCGCCGACCAGCTGGTCGTCATCGGCCGCGGCCGCCTCATCGCCGCCGAGTCGGTACGGGACTTCGCGGCCCGCAGCACCCGTCGCAGCGTCGTGGTGGGGACACCGCAGGCAGCCGAGCTGGCAGCCGTGCTGACCGCGGCGGGCGCCTCGGTCGAGCCGGAGGGCTCGGCGGGCGCCGAGAAGCTCGCCGTGACCGGGCTCCCGGCGGACCGGATCGGAGCGCTCGCCTTCGAGAACCGTATCCGCGTGGACGAGCTGACCACCCGCACCGCCTCACTGGAGGCGGCCTTCATGGAACTCACGGCCGACAGCGTCGAATACCAGGCAGGACAGCCCCGATGA
- a CDS encoding ABC transporter permease: protein MTTLASVFSATPVTGPPARFRDLLASEWIKMRSLRSTPWTIGLTLLFVIGSAAVATLADKAARSGPADFLPYDAYPPAGYWTLMLVAGSMGALTVVSEYSSGLIRTTTVAVPARGSVVLAKAAVTAALWTAVGTAVSTGSFLVSQAILNGRHAGVPLTHPGVFRALAASALLAPVCALIGLGIAVLLRHGAATTVTTVVILLMLPPMFSESDRWSADINHAMVSAAWKRLIQNWEADPGSLGYTATVPGSWIVYALWPLIAVALAVVVVRRRDV from the coding sequence ATGACCACACTCGCCTCCGTCTTCTCGGCCACCCCCGTCACCGGGCCACCCGCCCGCTTCCGCGACCTGCTCGCCTCGGAGTGGATCAAGATGCGGTCCCTGCGCTCCACCCCGTGGACGATCGGCCTCACCCTCCTGTTCGTCATCGGGTCCGCAGCCGTTGCCACGCTCGCGGACAAGGCCGCCCGCTCCGGCCCCGCTGACTTCCTGCCCTACGACGCCTATCCGCCAGCCGGCTACTGGACGCTGATGCTCGTCGCCGGCAGCATGGGCGCCCTCACCGTCGTGAGCGAGTACAGCAGCGGCCTGATCCGCACCACCACCGTGGCCGTCCCCGCCCGCGGCTCCGTGGTGCTGGCCAAAGCGGCCGTCACCGCCGCGCTGTGGACCGCGGTCGGCACGGCCGTCTCCACCGGTTCCTTCTTGGTCTCCCAGGCCATTCTGAACGGGCGGCACGCCGGGGTCCCGCTCACTCACCCCGGGGTGTTCCGGGCGCTGGCGGCATCCGCGTTGCTGGCCCCGGTCTGCGCACTGATCGGCCTGGGCATCGCCGTTCTGCTCCGGCACGGGGCAGCGACCACGGTCACCACCGTCGTCATCCTGCTGATGCTGCCGCCCATGTTCTCGGAGAGCGACCGCTGGTCGGCGGACATCAACCACGCCATGGTGTCGGCCGCCTGGAAGCGTCTGATCCAGAACTGGGAGGCGGATCCCGGATCCCTGGGGTACACCGCCACGGTTCCCGGCTCCTGGATCGTGTACGCGCTCTGGCCGCTGATCGCCGTCGCACTCGCCGTGGTCGTCGTGCGGCGCCGCGACGTGTGA
- a CDS encoding ABC transporter ATP-binding protein, with amino-acid sequence MTTDQDSTRPVVVRLDGVHKEYGDARALDGLSLEIRAGDAVAVMGPSGCGKSTLLNMVAGLDRPTSGLVEVHGQDLGSLNETGLALFRRRNIGMIFQFFNLIDDLPALDNVALAAQLTGTPARQARRRALELLDELGVADRRDNYPATLSGGERQRVAVARALMNRPALLLADEPTGALDSRTGEQVMDLLIDLNQIGQTLLIVTHDPQLATRCASRLVEVADGRVARESVLEATA; translated from the coding sequence ATGACAACTGATCAGGACAGCACACGGCCCGTGGTGGTGCGGCTGGACGGCGTGCACAAGGAGTACGGCGACGCGAGGGCCCTGGACGGTCTGTCGCTGGAGATCCGGGCGGGCGACGCGGTCGCCGTGATGGGTCCCTCCGGCTGCGGGAAGTCCACGCTGCTCAACATGGTGGCCGGACTGGACCGGCCCACCTCGGGCCTGGTGGAGGTCCACGGCCAGGACCTGGGCTCGCTCAACGAGACCGGGCTGGCGCTGTTCCGGCGCCGGAACATCGGCATGATCTTCCAGTTCTTCAACCTCATCGACGATCTGCCGGCGCTCGACAACGTGGCCCTGGCCGCCCAGCTGACCGGCACACCGGCCCGGCAGGCCCGCCGCCGGGCCCTGGAACTCCTCGACGAACTCGGCGTCGCCGACCGCCGCGACAACTATCCGGCGACCCTCAGCGGCGGCGAGCGCCAACGCGTCGCCGTGGCCCGGGCGTTGATGAACCGCCCGGCCCTGCTGCTGGCGGACGAGCCGACCGGCGCCCTCGACAGCCGCACCGGTGAACAGGTGATGGACCTCCTGATCGACCTCAACCAGATCGGCCAGACCCTGTTGATCGTCACCCACGACCCGCAACTGGCCACGCGGTGCGCCAGCAGGCTGGTCGAGGTCGCCGACGGCCGGGTGGCCCGTGAGAGCGTGCTGGAGGCGACGGCGTGA
- a CDS encoding response regulator transcription factor — MTAPAASPEGAAPAPRVVIADDQDLVRTGFQLILTARGIDVVGVAADGVEAVAAVRRLRPDVVLLDIRMPNMDGLEAARRILAEVPDCRVIMLTTFDLDSYVYAALAAGASGFLLKDVTPAHLAAAVRLVGTGDALLSPSITRRLVERCAPATAGAGGRARVRPELAALTPREREVLTLMGHGRSNAELAQELTLSEATVKTHVARIFAKLSLRDRAQAVVLAYETGLVTPGSP; from the coding sequence GTGACGGCGCCCGCCGCGTCCCCCGAGGGCGCCGCGCCCGCGCCCCGCGTGGTGATCGCCGACGACCAGGACCTCGTCCGCACCGGCTTCCAGCTGATCCTGACGGCCCGTGGGATCGACGTGGTCGGCGTGGCCGCCGACGGGGTGGAGGCCGTCGCGGCGGTGCGCAGGCTGCGCCCGGACGTCGTACTGCTGGACATCCGGATGCCGAACATGGACGGCCTGGAGGCCGCCCGGCGGATCCTCGCCGAGGTCCCGGACTGCCGGGTGATCATGCTGACCACCTTCGACCTCGACAGTTACGTGTACGCCGCGCTCGCCGCCGGAGCCAGCGGCTTCCTGCTCAAGGACGTCACGCCCGCCCACCTCGCCGCCGCCGTCCGCCTGGTCGGCACCGGTGACGCGCTGCTCTCCCCGTCGATCACCCGCCGCCTGGTGGAACGCTGCGCTCCCGCCACCGCGGGCGCCGGCGGACGGGCCCGGGTGCGTCCGGAACTCGCCGCGCTGACCCCGCGCGAACGCGAGGTGCTGACCCTGATGGGCCATGGCCGCTCCAATGCCGAACTGGCCCAGGAGCTGACCCTCAGCGAAGCCACGGTGAAGACCCACGTGGCCCGGATCTTCGCGAAACTGTCCCTCCGGGACCGGGCCCAGGCCGTGGTACTCGCCTACGAGACGGGCCTGGTCACACCGGGCTCTCCGTAG